The following coding sequences are from one uncultured Bacteroides sp. window:
- a CDS encoding cofactor-independent phosphoglycerate mutase, whose product MKHIIILGDGMADWAVKSLGEKTLLQYAKTPYMDMLARMGRNGRLQTVAEGFHPGSEVANLSVLGYNLPKVYEGRGALEAASIGIDLKPGEMAMRCNLICVEGDILKNHSSGHISTEEADVLIQFLQEKLGNERVHFHTGVSYRHLLVIKGGNKQLDCTPPHDVPLRPFHPLMVKPTLPEAQETADLINDLILKSQELLKDHPLNLKRIAEGKDPANSIWPWSPGYRPQMETLSDTFSQIKSGSVISAVDLIRGIGYYAGLKRLEVEGATGLYDTNYENKVAAALEALKTDDFVYLHIEASDEAGHEGDVALKLKTIENLDSRAVGPIYEAVKDWEEPVAIAVLPDHPTPCELRTHTSDPIPFLIWYPGITPDGVQTYDEVAACEGDYGLLKEDEFMKEFMNANK is encoded by the coding sequence ATGAAACATATCATTATATTAGGCGACGGAATGGCCGATTGGGCAGTGAAGTCGTTGGGAGAAAAGACGCTCCTGCAATATGCAAAGACGCCTTATATGGACATGCTTGCCCGGATGGGGCGTAATGGCAGGCTACAGACAGTAGCCGAAGGTTTCCATCCGGGTAGCGAAGTGGCTAATTTATCTGTCTTGGGCTATAATCTGCCTAAGGTCTACGAAGGGCGTGGCGCTTTGGAAGCGGCAAGTATTGGCATTGATCTGAAGCCGGGAGAAATGGCGATGCGCTGCAATCTTATCTGTGTGGAGGGTGATATTTTGAAAAACCATTCATCCGGGCACATTTCTACTGAAGAGGCTGATGTGCTGATTCAATTTTTGCAAGAAAAGTTAGGAAACGAGAGGGTGCATTTCCATACGGGTGTGTCTTATCGTCATTTGTTAGTCATCAAAGGAGGAAATAAACAGCTTGATTGTACCCCTCCTCATGATGTTCCTCTTCGCCCTTTTCACCCTTTAATGGTGAAACCTACCTTACCGGAAGCTCAGGAAACAGCCGATTTGATTAACGATTTGATTTTAAAATCTCAAGAGTTATTAAAAGATCATCCGTTAAACCTGAAACGCATAGCTGAGGGTAAAGATCCGGCTAATAGTATTTGGCCCTGGTCGCCGGGCTATCGTCCGCAGATGGAAACTTTATCTGACACTTTTTCGCAAATAAAATCGGGTTCTGTTATCTCTGCTGTTGATCTGATTCGAGGCATTGGTTATTATGCCGGATTAAAACGCTTGGAGGTAGAAGGTGCTACGGGGCTTTATGATACGAATTATGAGAATAAGGTCGCAGCTGCTTTGGAGGCACTGAAAACGGATGACTTTGTTTATTTGCATATCGAAGCGAGCGATGAAGCGGGGCACGAGGGAGACGTCGCTCTGAAGCTTAAGACGATTGAAAATTTGGATAGTCGTGCGGTAGGCCCTATCTATGAAGCAGTTAAAGACTGGGAAGAGCCTGTGGCAATTGCTGTTTTGCCCGATCATCCTACTCCTTGCGAACTTAGAACACATACTTCAGATCCTATCCCATTTCTTATTTGGTATCCCGGCATCACTCCTGACGGTGTGCAAACTTATGATGAAGTTGCGGCTTGCGAAGGTGATTACGGTTTGCTAAAGGAAGATGAGTTTATGAAAGAATTTATGAATGCTAATAAATAA